One genomic region from Rattus norvegicus strain BN/NHsdMcwi chromosome 10, GRCr8, whole genome shotgun sequence encodes:
- the Enpp7 gene encoding ectonucleotide pyrophosphatase/phosphodiesterase family member 7 precursor → MGHSAVLLSVALVILPACVTGGPVQRQQRHKLLLVSFDGFRWNYDQDVETPNLDSMAQEGVKARYMTPAFVTMTSPCHFTLVTGKYIENHGVVHNMFYNTTNKVRLPYHATLGIQRWWDNGSIPIWITAQRQGLKTGSFFYPGGNVTYQGEAVTMSRKEGVLHNYKNETEWRANVDTVMKWFTEEDVSLVTLYFGEPDSTGHKYGPESQERKDMVKQVDRTVGYLRDSIKRHHLTDSLNLIITSDHGMTTVNKKASDLVEFHKFPNFTFRDIEFELLDYGPNGMLIPKEGMLEKVYSVLKDAHPRLHVYKKEDFPKTFHYANNPRITSLLMYSDLGYVIHGRVNVQFNNGEHGFDNQDMDMKTIFRAVGPSFKAGLEVEPFESVHVYELMCQLLGIVPEPNDGHPGVLQPMLRSGSPLSRQHHLVVVLMGILTGLAKVV, encoded by the exons ATGGGGCACTCAGCTGTCCTCCTCTCTGTGGCTCTAGTCATCCTCCCAGCTTGTGTGACTGGGGGTCCTGTCCAAAGGCAGCAGCGGCATAAGCTTCTCCTTGTATCCTTCGATGGCTTCCGCTGGAACTATGACCAAGACGTGGAAACCCCTAACCTGGACTCCATGGCTCAGGAAGGAGTGAAAGCTCGATACATGACTCCTGCCTTCGTCACCATGACCAGCCCCTGCCACTTTACACTGGTCACCG GCAAATACATCGAGAACCATGGGGTGGTCCACAACATGTTCTATAACACCACCAACAAGGTGAGGCTGCCCTACCATGCCACGCTCGGGATCCAGAGGTGGTGGGATAATGGCAGCATACCCATCTGGATCACAGCCCAGAGGCAG GGCTTAAAAACTGGCTCCTTCTTCTACCCTGGTGGGAACGTAACCTACCAAGGAGAGGCCGTGACGATGAGCCGGAAGGAAGGCGTCTTACACAATTACAAAAACGAGACAGAGTGGAGGGCAAATGTGGACACGGTGATGAAGTGGTTCACGGAGGAGGATGTGTCCCTGGTCACTCTCTACTTTGGGGAGCCAGACTCCACTGGCCACAAGTATGGCCCTGAGTCCCAGGAGAGGAAGGACATGGTGAAACAGGTAGACAGGACGGTGGGCTACCTCCGGGACAGCATCAAGCGCCACCACCTCACAGACAGCCTCAACCTGATAATCACCTCGGACCACGGCATGACGACCGTCAACAAGAAGGCCAGCGACCTGGTCGAGTTCCACAAGTTCCCCAACTTCACCTTCAGGGACATTGAGTTCGAACTCTTGGACTACGGGCCCAACGGGATGCTGATCCCCAAGGAAGGGATGCTGGAGAAGGTATACAGTGTCCTCAAGGATGCCCACCCCAGGCTGCATGTGTACAAGAAGGAGGACTTCCCGAAGACCTTTCACTACGCCAACAACCCCAGGATCACATCCCTGCTCATGTACAGTGACCTCGGCTATGTCATTCATGGG agAGTGAACGTCCAGTTCAACAATGGTGAGCATGGTTTCGACAACCAAGACATGGACATGAAGACCATCTTCCGGGCTGTGGGTCCCAGCTTCAAGGCAGGCTTGGAAGTGGAGCCCTTCGAGAGCGTCCATGTGTACGAGCTCATGTGTCAGCTGCTGGGCATTGTGCCCGAGCCCAACGATGGGCATCCAGGCGTCCTGCAACCCATGCTCCGGTCAG GATCTCCGCTCAGCAGGCAGCACCacttggtggtggtgttgatgggGATCCTAACGGGTCTGGCCAAGGTCGTATAA